A window of the Catharus ustulatus isolate bCatUst1 unplaced genomic scaffold, bCatUst1.pri.v2 scaffold_84_arrow_ctg1, whole genome shotgun sequence genome harbors these coding sequences:
- the GATB gene encoding glutamyl-tRNA(Gln) amidotransferase subunit B, mitochondrial isoform X3 gives MTGLALNCHINKKSLFDRKHYFYADLPAGYQITQQRVPIAVNGSLSYSLCIDNKMSQMVTKTVRIKQIQLEQDSGKSLHDDARSQTLVDLNRAGVGLMELVMEPDMCCGEEAAAAVRELQLILQTLGSSQAVMAEGQLRVDANVSVHHPGEPYGVRTEVKNINSIRFLAKAVDYEIQRQIEELGNGGTISNETRAFDSKLGCTVPMRDKEGKQDYRFMPEPNLPPLILYDAKSLPANMNHQQVINIDWIRERLPDLPSVKREKLVEQYGILPEHSFTLLVWQQDQNCNSRHSNEDGLPEFFENVVKQTQMKPKKVIGWILNDLLSYLKQHSLTVKESPVSSFLLADLLNLLEKKEISSTAAKQVLAELWKGKGKTPLETVKEQKLELLQDQKELEQICQAVIDGQENEVMAIKAGNQKVLNKLIGLVQKKTQGRSNPVLVKQLLEKKLSE, from the exons ATGACAGGCCTGGCTCTCAACTGCCACATAAACAAGAAGTCCTTGTTTGACAGAAAACACTACTTTTATGCAGATCTGCCT GCTGGCTATCAAATCACTCAACAAAGAGTTCCTATTGCAGTGAATGGAAGTCTGTCATACAGTCTCTGCATAGACAACAAGATGAGCCAGATGGTGACCAAAACTGTGAGGATTAAACAAATTCAGTTGGAGCAAGACAGTGGAAAAAGTCTCCATGATGACGCAAGGAGCCAAACCCTTGTGGACTTGAATAGGGCTG GAGTCGGTCTCATGGAGCTTGTCATGGAGCCTGATATGTGCTGTGgggaagaagcagctgcagcagtcaGAGAGCTTCAGCTCATTCTGCAAACGcttgggagcagccaggcagtcATGGCAG agGGTCAGCTGAGAGTGGATGCCAATGTTTCTGTACATCACCCTGGAGAGCCTTATGGAGTGAGGACTGAAGTGAAGAATATCAATAGCATACGATTTCTGGCAAAAGCAGTAG ACTATGAAATACAGAGGCAAATTGAAGAACTTGGAAATGGAGGTACAATTTCGAATGAAACAAGAGCTTTTGATTCCAAGCTTGG atgcaCAGTACCAATGAgagacaaagaaggaaaacaggattATCG GTTCATGCCAGAGCCAAACCTTCCCCCATTGATTCTGTATGATGCAAAATCTTTGCCAGCTAATATGAACCATCAGCAAGTGATAAATATTGACTGGATTCGTGAGAGACTTCCTGACCTCCCCAGtgtgaagagagaaaaacttgTTGAACAGTATGGAATTCTTCCTGAACACAGCTTCACCTTATTG GTCTGGCAGCAGGATCAGAACTGTAACTCCAGACATTCT AATGAAGACGGACTACCAGAATTCTTTGAAAATGTGGTAAAACAGACCCAAATGAAGCCAAAGAAGGTGATTGGCTGGATTTTAAACGATCTGCTCAGTTACTTGAAACAGCATTCCCTTACAGTAAAGGAAAG CCCAGTCAGTTCTTTTCTCCTGGCTGACCTCTTGAACctgctagaaaaaaaagaaatttcttctaCAGCAGCAAAGCAG GTGCTTGCAGAATtgtggaagggaaaagggaagactCCCCTTGAAACTGTTAAAGAACAGAAACTTGAGCTGTTACAGGATCAAAAAGAACTTGAACAGATCTGCCAGGCAGTGATTGATGGACAAGAAAATGAG gtTATGGCGATAAAGGCAGGAAATCAAAAAGTTCTAAATAAGTTAATTGGTCTggtacaaaagaaaacacaaggaCGGTCCAATCCTGTTCTGGTGAAGCAATTATTAGAGAAGAAACTATCAGAGTAA